The genomic region GTAATCGGCCCCCCTGACGGCGGGCCCCCACTTGAAGTACCAGAACGGACCGAAACCCGTCGTGTCCTGAACGCAGCCGCGCGGGGAACACGGCGGGTGTGCGACGACCCTCCGCGCGAGCGTAGTGAGGTTCGTCGCCTGTTCGCCAGACTCAGTCCAGCGACAGCCCGGCGTGCCAGCGGTCGACACCGGCTTCTGCCTTCTTCTCGTCCATCTTCGCGAGTAGCTTCGTCGCGAGCGACGCACACTCCGAGGCACGGGACTCGCCCTCGGTCCGGAACTCGCCGGTGATTCGGTTTGCGTACACCGAGCAGACCGCGCCAGCGCGCAGGCCGTAGACGTTTGCGATGGTCATGATGGCAGCGGCCTCCATCTCGATGTTCTTGACGTTGGCCTCCTTGAGGTTCTCGACCAGCTCCTCACCACCGGCAGCCTGGAAGTCCTCGAAGCCGGGTCGGCCCTGTCCGGCGTAGAAGGAGTCGGCGGACATCGTGATGCCGGTGTGATAGTCGTAGCCGAGGCGCTCGGCGGCGGCGATGAGCGCGCTCACGACCTCGAAGTCGGCGGTCGCGGGGTAGTCCTCGCGGACGTACTCCTTGCTCGTACCCTCCTGGCGGACGCCGCCGGTCGTGATGACGAGGTCGCCGACCTCCATGTCCGGCTGGATTGCGCCACAGGAGCCGACGCGGATGAACGTGTCCACGCCGACGCGAGCGAGTTCCTCGACCGCGATAGCCGCAGAGGGAGAGCCGATACCGGTCGAGGTGACCGAGATGGGTGTCCCGTCGTAGGTCCCGGTCGCAGTTCGGTACTCGCGGTGGTAGGCGCGCTCCTCGTGGTCGTCCCAGAACTCGGTTATCTTGTCGACTCGCTCGGGGTTGCCGGGGAGGAGGACCGTGTCGGCCACGTCCTCGGGGCCGACCTCGATGTGGTACTGCACGTCAGCGTTGGGGTCTTCGCTGTTGCCAGTCATGGAACCGCGTTACGCGGGCAAGAAAATAGGTCTGTCCACTCGGGTCGTTCACTCGCCGTCGCGAGCGACCATCTCGGCGGTGATGGTGTCCGGGAGGAGGGTGCCGAGTTCGTAGGCGGCGTAGCCGTCTTCCTCGTCGCACAGCACGACGAAGTCGTCGTCACAGAACTCCGCAAGGGTCTGCCGGCACATCCCACAGGGCGTCACGCCGTCGCGCTTGCCCGAGGTCACTGCAATCTTGACGAATTCGGTGTGGCCCTCTTTGATGGCCTGCGAGATGGCGACCTCCTCGGCGTGCAGGCTGTTCGAGTAGTTCGCGTTCTCGATGTTGCAGCCGGTGTAGACGGTGCCGTCGGCGGTCTCGATGGCCGCGCCAACGGTGTACTCCGAGTACGGTGCGTAGGCTCGGTCGAGCATCTCGCGAGCGGCGGCGATGAGGGCGTCGTCGTCCATAGCACCACGTACGCCGACCCGTCCCAAGTACCCACCGAGACAGGTTGTTCACGCCGACGAATCGTTCAGCACGGTGAATATCGACTCTTCCGTCCGGGGCCCGTACCGTGCAGTATGTTCCGAACGGTCATGCTCGTGTTCGGCCTGCTGGAGTTCCTGTTCCCGAAGCGGTTCACGAACTTCTGGACGCGCCTGGCGTACGACACGCCCGAAGAGTTCGAGGTCAAGCCCTGGGTCGTCAAAGCCGCCCGCATCGAAGGGCTCGTGTTCGTCCTGCTCGCGCTCAAGGCGACGATGGCGCACCGGGCAAAAACGGCGACGGAAGAAGCGTAACCGGGCTGGCGGCGGTCAGTCCTCGTTCGAGTCGTAGTGTTCGCCAGCTGCCGCGGGCGTGCGGGTCTTGCCGACCAGCACGAGCACGGCGACGACGACCACGTACGGCAGCATGAGGAAGATCTCCGTCGGGATGTCGATCTGGACCCCCTGCAGTCGAAGCTGGATCGCCTGCAGACTGGAGAACAGGTACGACGCCCCGAACGCCCCGATGGGGTTGTAGTTCCCGAACAGGTAGGCGGCGATGGCGATGAAACCACGCCCGTCGACCATCGTCTGACCTGCACCGGAGAACTGGCCGATGTTCCCGACCGACAGCGCGGTGCCGCCGATACCGGCGAAGAATCCCGAGAGCAGGACCGCCGCGTAGCGGACGCGGTGGACGTTGACGCCCACCGTGTCGAGTGCCTTCGGGTTCTCACCGCTCGCGCGGACCCAGTAGCCGAAGCTCGTCCGGTTCATGACGTACCACGACCCGGGGACCGCGATGAGCATCATGAACACCATCGGACTCGCCTCGAAGAAGATGGGCCCGATGAACGGGATGTCCGAGAGCAGCGGAATCGACCAGGTACCGACCGTCCCGACCTGCGGGGTCGAGGGGCGGTTGTAGAACACCTTGGCGGCGAAGGGGGCGAGCCCGAGCGCCACCAGCCACACCGCCAGACCGGCGATGATCTGGTCCGCCTCGAACTCGATGCAGATGATGCCGAACAGCAGTGCGAACAACACGCTGGTGAGCACACCCGCCAGGAACCCGACCCAGATGTTCGGCACGAGCACCTGGTAGCCGGGGTCGAGGTGGTAGATGGTGCCGCCCATGTCGAGGTTGATGACCGGCGGGAGGCCGGTCGAGCCACCGGCACCGAGGCGCTCGGTGACGAGGACGCTCACGAACGCGGAGACGATGAGCAGTCCCTCGAGCCCGATGTTGATGACACCGCTCTTCTCGGCGTAGATACCGCCGACGGCGGTGAGCGCGATAGGCACCGCGAGCCGGAGCGACGACTCGATGGTGCTCTGGCTGACGGCGGTCGAGACGATCTTCCCGGCCGTCGACTGTGGAGCGACGAGGCCCCAGAGTGCGAGGACGCCGATGAAGACGGCCGTCGCGTAGGCCGCCAGTCGGCGGGTTCCGAGGTCGCTCAGACGGTCACCAAGCGTCTCGGTCTCGGCTTCAGCCATCGTTCTCACCTCCGTCGGTCGCGACGGCAGCAGTGTCGTCCGTCGCCCCGAAGTCCGGGAACCGCCGGCCGATCATGCGGAAGAACTCCGGCATGGCGACGAACAGGATGATGAGTCCGGAGAGGACCGCCGTCAGTTCCGGCGGCACGTCCGTCTCGAAGTTGAGCGCGTTGCCTCCGCTCTTCAGGACGCCGAACAGCAGCGAACTGAAGACGACGCCGACCGGGTTGTTCCCCGCCAGCACGGAGACGGTGATGCCGTCGAAGCCGAGCGACGGCACCGAACTCAGGAAGCGACCCGTCGAGGTGAGCACCCAGGCTGCACCGCCGATGCCACCCAGGGCACCGGAGAGCGCCATACTGGCGACCATGGTCCGTTCGGCATCGACGCCGCCGTAGGTCGCGGCTTCCGGCTGGAGGCCGCTCGTCCGGACGTCGAACCCGAACGAGGTCCGCCAGAGCAGCACGTACACGCCGGCTGCGAGTGCGAGCGCGAAGAAGAACACCAGCAGCGAGAAGGTTCCCTCGGTGAACCCGAACGGGAGGCTCGGGAAGAACGCGTTCTGGGGAACCGACCGCGTCTGCGTGATGCCCGCGCCGGGGTCCTGGAAGAACTCCTTCGTGAGCAGGGTCGCGAGGTACAGCGCGACGAAGTTCAGCATGATGGTCGTGATGACCTCGTTCGCCTCCGCGTACGCCTTCAGCGCGCCGGGAATCGCACCCCAGATACCGCCGAAGATCGCACCCGTGAGGAGTCCGAGCGGGACGAGGACGACCGTCCCGGCGAGACCGCCAGGGACGACATCGCCGGCTGCGATGAGGACCACCGCCGAGGCGAGTGCCCCGAAGATGAGCTGGCCCTGGGTCCCGATGTTGAACATGCCGGCGCGGAACGCGACGGCGACCGAGAGGCCGGTGAACAGCAACAGCGTCGCTCGCTGGAGGAGGACCTCCATCGAGAAGTTCGTCGCCGACCAGCCCGGCTCCCACGGGAAGCCACCGATGGCTCCGATGAACAGCTTCCCGTAGACGTTGATGGGGTCGTAACACGCGGTCGCGCCGAACAGCGAGATGCTCCCGTCGAACAGGAGTATCTCGAACGCGCCGGGCAGTGGAATCGCGAGGTGGAACTGCGTGGCCTGCTGGCACGACGCCGCCAGACCGGAGAAGAACACGAGGAAGCCGCCGACCACGATGGAGAGTACCAGCGCGGCGGCACTGATGAACAGTCGTTCCGCGCCGGAGACGGCGGCGAACCGGTCGAGGATGTCTCGAAGTCGGCTCATCGTCCCTCCTCGGCCCGGACCGTCTCCAGTCCGTCTGGCTGTTCGCCGGCCATCAAGAGGCCGATGTCTTCTTCTGTCGCTTCGTCCGGGTCGACGACGTCCATGATCTCTCCTTCGTACATCACACCGAGTCTGTCGGATAGCTGGCGGACCTCGTCGAGCTTCGACGAGACCAGCAGGATGGCGCGCCCTTGCTTGCGGAGTTCGAGGATCTGCTCGTGGATGAACTCCGTCGAGCCGATGTCGACACCCCGCGTCGGGTGGGTGGCGACGACGACCCGCGGGTCGCGGGCGAACTCGCGGCCGACGATGAACTTCTGCTGGTTCCCGCCGGAGAGCGAGTGTGCTTCGGCGTCCGGGTTCGGGGGACGGACGTCGTACGTCTCGATGATGTCTTCCGCGTGGTTGCGAACCGTGTCCCAGTCGATGCGGCCGTTCTCGGCGTAGGGCGCGCTGTGTTGGCTCCCGAGCAGGCCGTTCTCGACGAGGTCGAAGTCCATCACGAGCCCGCGCTCGTGGCGGTCCTCGGGGATGTAGGCCATCCCGTCGTCGATGCGCTCACGCCGGGTCTTGTCGGTGATGTCCTCGCCTTCGACGTGGATGCGTCCTTCCGAGGGAAGTCGCAGGCCGGTGACGGCCTCGACGAGTTCCGCCTGGCCGTTGCCGTCGACGCCCGCGATGCCGAATATCTCGCCCTCGCGGACCTGGAAGGACACGTCGTTGACCACGTCGATGTTCTCGTCGTCCGTGACGGTGAGTGTCTCGACCTCGAGCCCGGTCTCCCCGGGCTCCTGGTCGGGTGCGTCCACTTCGAGGAGCACCTCTCTGCCGACCATCTTCTCGGCGAGTTCCTCCCGCGTCACGCCGTCGGCGGACATCGTCGCGATGGTCTTGCCGTCCCGGAGGACGGTGATGTCGTCGGCCGAGTGCATCGCCTCGCCGAGCTTGTGCGTGATGAAGATGACCGTCTTGCCCTGGTCGGTCAGCTCGTCGATGACGGCGAACAGGTCCTCGACCTCCTGGGGCGTCAGCACGGCCGTCGGCTCGTCGAGGATGAGCGTGTCGGCACCGCGGTACAGCGCCTTCAGGATCTCGACGCGCTGTTGCACGCCGACGCTCACGTCTTCGACGGTCGCGGTGGGGTCCACGTCGAAGCCGTATCGCTGGCTCAGCTCGCGGACCTCCTGTCTCGCCCGGTCCTTGTCGACCACGAGGTCGAAGTACTTCCGGGGTTCGTTCCCGAGGACGATGTTCTCGGTTATCGTCATCGGGTCGACCAGCATGAAGTGCTGGTGGATCATCCCGATACCGGCGTCGATGGCATCGCGCGGCGAGTCGAACGCTCGTTTCTCACCGTCGACGTAGATGTCGCCCTCGTTCGGCTCTAGCAGGCCATAGAGGACGTTCATCAGCGTCGTCTTCCCGGCCCCGTTCTCGCCGAGCAGGGCGTGCACACTGCCCTTCTCGACGGTGAGGTTGACGTTGTCGTTAGCGATAACGCCCGGGAACCGCTTCGTGATACCTTCGAGGCGAATAGCGTCAGTCATCTCTTATCCCCCCGGTCGTGGCCCATTGTGGCACCACCTATCTACGGTGTCTGTGGGACGGAGATGTCTCCGTTGATGATGTCCTCGCGGGACTGGGAGATCTTGTCCTTGATGGACTGGGGAATCTCGGAGCCGAGGGTCTGGCCGTAGACACACTCGACACCGTTGCGCTCGAGACCGAGCGTGATGACGCTGCCACCCTGGAACTCGCCGTTGACCTCGGACTCGATCGCCTCGAAGACGGCCGTGTTCACGCGCTTGACCATGCTCGCGAGGATGTACTCCTTGAAGTCCGGGTCGCTGCGGGACTGGTCGGCGTCGACGCCGATGGCGAACTTGCCCTTCTCCTTTGCGGCCTGGAACACGCCGAGACCGGTCGCACCGGAGGCGTGGTAGACGATGTCCGCACCGGAGTCGTACATCGAGGCGGCGGCTTCCTTCCCGGCCGTCGGGTCGTTGAACGAGCCGATGTAGGAGCTCTGGACGTCGATGTCGCTGTTGGCGTACTTCGCACCGGCCTCGAAGCCGGCCTGGAACTTCTCGATGAGCGGGGCCTTCACGCCACCGACGAAGCCGAGCGTCGTGGAGTCACCGCTGGTCTCGGCCTGGGCGGTGGAGAACGACTGCGAGGTGAGGAGGCCAGCGAGGTGGCCGACCTGGAACGAGCCCTCGTGCTCCTTGAACACGTAGTTCGCGACGTTGTCCGCCTCGACGACGGAGTCGACCAGCATGAAGTGCTGGTCGGAGTAGCGACTCGCGTTCTCCTTGAGCGCGTCCGTCTGGGCGAACCCGATACAGCTGATCAGGTCGTAGTTCGGGTCGGTCTCCTGGGCGAACTGGCGCTGGGCCGGCTTGAAGTCGGAGTTCGTCTCCGGCTGGGCCTCGTCGAAGGCGATGCCGAGTTCCTCTTTGGCCTGGATTGCGCCGCGCTGTGCCATGTCGTTGAACGACTTGTCGCCGAGGCCACCCGTCGCGTACACCATCCCGACGTTGGCCGCGACCTCGCCGGTGGAGGTGGACTGCTCCTCGGTCTGCGTGTCGGTCTCGTCACCGGAGGATTCTGTGGACTCTTCGGTCGGCGTACTGGTCGAGCCAGAATCGTCAGTACTGCTGATACATCCCGCAAGTGCGATGGTGCCTGCCACACCTGCACTCTTCAAAAACGTTCGTCTGTCACCCTTCATATGTCGTTGTACCATGAACGACCGTGATTTAAACCCGTCGGACCGCCCCCGGGCACGCACGCTCACGCAGGAAATATTTAGAGAATAGTAGTATGGAAGAATACTGGTGGTACGGAATCTGGGGGAGAAATATATACACTGGAATGCCATGACATTGCAAGGTAACGAACCACATACGTCGCATCTGCTATTCGTTCAGCAAAACGACAATAGGCCGGTGTTTCGGTCAGTTATTCGTCCGATTACTGGACATCAGCGACGGCCGCTTCGACGGTGTCGACCGCGGTCTCGACCAGCGAGTCGACGTCCTCGCTCTCGGCGTAGACCCGGACGTACGGTTCGGTTCCACTCGGGCGAACGAGCACCCAGGAGCCGTCGGGGCGGTCGATGCGGACGCCGTAGTCGGTGCCGACGTCGCCCTCGGGGAACGTCTCGGGGAGCGTGGTCGCCAGTCGCTCCATCGCCCCGGCTTTGGCGTCGTCCGGGCAGTCGACGCTGACCTTCCGGTACGGTCGCTCCGTGATGGGGGACCGGAGGGCGTCGAGCCCGTCGTGGTCGGCGACGAGCCGGGAGATGACCGCAGCGCTGACCACACCATCGATCCAGCCGCCGAACGCGGTGTGGATGTGCTTCCACGGTTCGGCCGCGAACACGACGCTCGTCTCCCCGTCACCGGCCTCGCGCTCACGTGCGATACCTTCGTGGAGCGCGCCGAGTCTGACCCGCTCGACGCGCCCGCCGGCGGCCTCGACCTGTTCGTCGATGCGGGCGGATGCGTTGGGCGTCGTCACCACGACCGGGTCTCCAGCGTCCGATTCCCGGGTGTAGTGCCCGGCCAGCATCGCGAGGACGGTGTCCTCGTGGACGATCTCGCCGTCGGGCGTCGCGATGACGATGCGGTCGGCGTCGCCGTCGTGGGCGATGCCGAGGTCGAAGTCACCGTCTTCGAGGAAGGCGACGAGGTCGGTCAGCGTCTCGGGCGTCGGCTTCGACTCTCGTGCCGGGAAGTGCCCGTCGACGTTCGCGTTGAGCGCGACGACGTCAGCCCCGAGCCGTTCGAGCACCTGGGGCGTCGCGAGACTCGCCATCCCGGTCCCGCAGTCCACGGCGATGCGCCGGCCTGCCAGGGGGTCCGCCGTGCGGCTGCCGAGGTCACGGGCGTACTCGACGACTGCTGCCTGGTACTGGTCGAGGACGGCTTCCCGGTGACCGTCGCCCCACTCGTCCCACGGGACGGCCGGTGTCTCACCCTCGACACGGTTCTCGAGTCGTGTCTCCGCATCCCGGTCGTACTCGACGCCATCGGCGAACATCTTGATGCCGTTGTCCGCAGGTGGGTTGTGGCTGGCGGTTATCATGACCCCGCGTCGTCCCTGTGAGGCGAACGCCAGTGCTGGGGTCGGGAGCTGCCCGACACGAGCAACGGTCGCACCCGAACTCTCCAGCCCGGCCTCCATCGCCGCGGCGAGCGCCGGTCCCGTCTCACGACCGTCTCGGCCGACCACGAACGTCTCGCCGTCGAGTCCGGCCGCGCGACCGACCGCCAGCGCCAGTTCCGGTGTCACGACATCGGCGACTGGCCCACGAATACCTGCAGTCCCGAACAGTGTCATGGCGGTGGATTCTGTGGGGCGATACGTATGTGTTGGCATCCGAGACGAGCGACAACCCTGCATTTAAGCACGAGTACGTCGAACCTCGGGGCGATGCCTCGGCTACCGCCAGTGCCGCAGGGGGACAGGGGAGCATGTACGACGTGAGCGACACGCTTCCGGTGGCGGAGCTTCGGCCCGGGACGAACGTGCTCGTCACCGGCCCGGCGATGTCCGGAAAGTACGACCTCCTCTGTGGGCTGCTGGCGGACGGCCGTCGTGCTGGTGACGCCGCACTCGTGGTGACGACACAGAACGACGCCGGGACGGTCCGCGGCCAGATCGGGATGGCAGACGCCGACACGCCGCCGCTCGGTATCGTCGACTGCGTCTCCAAAGAGCGCGGCGTCGAACCCGCCGAACACGACCTGAACCGGTTCGTCTCCTCGCCCGGCGAGTTCACCGGCATCGGGATGTCCTCCTCCCGGCTGCTCGAGGACTTCGCACGACAGGACCAGCAGACCCGCGTCGCACTGGACTCGGTCTCACAGCTCCTGATGTACGCCGACGTGAAGACGGTGTTCCGCTTCCTCCACATCCTCACCGGCCGCATCAGCGCCGCGGGTGCCATCGGCTTCGCCACGCTCGACGCCAACGCACACGACGAACAGACCGTCAACACGGTCCGGCAGCTGTTCGACGGGATGGTAGAGACACGGACCGGTGCCGAGGGAAGAGAACTCCGTATCGTCGGCTTCGGGTCGGAGCCGACGGAGTGGACCGGCTTCTAGAGTTCGACGCCGCTCGGAATCAGGCTCTGACTCCGCAGCAAGCCGCCGTCCTCGTTGTAGACGAGGAAGGTGCTCTTGTCGTACGTGACGAAGGACTCGCCTTCGAGCGACACGTTCACCGTGTACTCGCCTTCCGTCTCGGCCGACTCGCCGTAGCGGCGGGCCGCCTTGATGAACCGAAGCACGTCATCTGCGTCCTCGTTGAGTTCCAGGATGAAATCGCCCGTCACCCGGTTCGTGACGCTCACGACGCCGCGAGCCTGACCGTCCTCGTCGAGTGCCGTCTGGAGACGGAACGCCACGTCGGTCTCCTCGGCGTCGAGCGGTTCACCGTCGGTTCCTGTGAGGCGCTCCTGGAGCGTCGATACGGGACCCTCGAACTCGATGGTTACCGTCGGCTTCTCGGGGGTGCCGTCGTCGTCTTCGACCCAGTCGACGTTGCCAACCTGCAGCGTGAAGTAGTCGCGCCTCATTCCTCGGAGGCGGCTTAGCACTCACGAGGTAAGAACGTAACGCCCAGACAGGCGCATGCGTAAGAGAAGCCGCCAGTGGTCGACGCGCTTCGACAGGTTTTATCCCCGTCGGGGAGGGCCTCGAAGTATGGTCTGGATCAACTCGGAGTACACCGAGGAATTCGCCGTCCTGACGGCGTGGCTCTCGATGTTGCTCCCGTGGTCGGTCGCCTACGGCCGTGCGTCGCTGGTCGGTGACGCCGCCAAGGAGACCACCGTCGTCATCCTGCGGTTCCCGTTCTTCGGCATCAGATACGTCCTCGGCTCCGGCTTCATCGACGGCACGACGCTGAAGACCCCGCTCGGGTTCTACAACGAGACCGCCGGGA from Haloarchaeobius sp. HME9146 harbors:
- a CDS encoding nucleoside phosphorylase, with product MTGNSEDPNADVQYHIEVGPEDVADTVLLPGNPERVDKITEFWDDHEERAYHREYRTATGTYDGTPISVTSTGIGSPSAAIAVEELARVGVDTFIRVGSCGAIQPDMEVGDLVITTGGVRQEGTSKEYVREDYPATADFEVVSALIAAAERLGYDYHTGITMSADSFYAGQGRPGFEDFQAAGGEELVENLKEANVKNIEMEAAAIMTIANVYGLRAGAVCSVYANRITGEFRTEGESRASECASLATKLLAKMDEKKAEAGVDRWHAGLSLD
- the cdd gene encoding cytidine deaminase; translation: MDDDALIAAAREMLDRAYAPYSEYTVGAAIETADGTVYTGCNIENANYSNSLHAEEVAISQAIKEGHTEFVKIAVTSGKRDGVTPCGMCRQTLAEFCDDDFVVLCDEEDGYAAYELGTLLPDTITAEMVARDGE
- a CDS encoding ABC transporter permease codes for the protein MAEAETETLGDRLSDLGTRRLAAYATAVFIGVLALWGLVAPQSTAGKIVSTAVSQSTIESSLRLAVPIALTAVGGIYAEKSGVINIGLEGLLIVSAFVSVLVTERLGAGGSTGLPPVINLDMGGTIYHLDPGYQVLVPNIWVGFLAGVLTSVLFALLFGIICIEFEADQIIAGLAVWLVALGLAPFAAKVFYNRPSTPQVGTVGTWSIPLLSDIPFIGPIFFEASPMVFMMLIAVPGSWYVMNRTSFGYWVRASGENPKALDTVGVNVHRVRYAAVLLSGFFAGIGGTALSVGNIGQFSGAGQTMVDGRGFIAIAAYLFGNYNPIGAFGASYLFSSLQAIQLRLQGVQIDIPTEIFLMLPYVVVVAVLVLVGKTRTPAAAGEHYDSNED
- a CDS encoding ABC transporter permease, whose amino-acid sequence is MSRLRDILDRFAAVSGAERLFISAAALVLSIVVGGFLVFFSGLAASCQQATQFHLAIPLPGAFEILLFDGSISLFGATACYDPINVYGKLFIGAIGGFPWEPGWSATNFSMEVLLQRATLLLFTGLSVAVAFRAGMFNIGTQGQLIFGALASAVVLIAAGDVVPGGLAGTVVLVPLGLLTGAIFGGIWGAIPGALKAYAEANEVITTIMLNFVALYLATLLTKEFFQDPGAGITQTRSVPQNAFFPSLPFGFTEGTFSLLVFFFALALAAGVYVLLWRTSFGFDVRTSGLQPEAATYGGVDAERTMVASMALSGALGGIGGAAWVLTSTGRFLSSVPSLGFDGITVSVLAGNNPVGVVFSSLLFGVLKSGGNALNFETDVPPELTAVLSGLIILFVAMPEFFRMIGRRFPDFGATDDTAAVATDGGENDG
- a CDS encoding ABC transporter ATP-binding protein; translation: MTDAIRLEGITKRFPGVIANDNVNLTVEKGSVHALLGENGAGKTTLMNVLYGLLEPNEGDIYVDGEKRAFDSPRDAIDAGIGMIHQHFMLVDPMTITENIVLGNEPRKYFDLVVDKDRARQEVRELSQRYGFDVDPTATVEDVSVGVQQRVEILKALYRGADTLILDEPTAVLTPQEVEDLFAVIDELTDQGKTVIFITHKLGEAMHSADDITVLRDGKTIATMSADGVTREELAEKMVGREVLLEVDAPDQEPGETGLEVETLTVTDDENIDVVNDVSFQVREGEIFGIAGVDGNGQAELVEAVTGLRLPSEGRIHVEGEDITDKTRRERIDDGMAYIPEDRHERGLVMDFDLVENGLLGSQHSAPYAENGRIDWDTVRNHAEDIIETYDVRPPNPDAEAHSLSGGNQQKFIVGREFARDPRVVVATHPTRGVDIGSTEFIHEQILELRKQGRAILLVSSKLDEVRQLSDRLGVMYEGEIMDVVDPDEATEEDIGLLMAGEQPDGLETVRAEEGR
- a CDS encoding BMP family protein — its product is MKGDRRTFLKSAGVAGTIALAGCISSTDDSGSTSTPTEESTESSGDETDTQTEEQSTSTGEVAANVGMVYATGGLGDKSFNDMAQRGAIQAKEELGIAFDEAQPETNSDFKPAQRQFAQETDPNYDLISCIGFAQTDALKENASRYSDQHFMLVDSVVEADNVANYVFKEHEGSFQVGHLAGLLTSQSFSTAQAETSGDSTTLGFVGGVKAPLIEKFQAGFEAGAKYANSDIDVQSSYIGSFNDPTAGKEAAASMYDSGADIVYHASGATGLGVFQAAKEKGKFAIGVDADQSRSDPDFKEYILASMVKRVNTAVFEAIESEVNGEFQGGSVITLGLERNGVECVYGQTLGSEIPQSIKDKISQSREDIINGDISVPQTP
- a CDS encoding phosphomannomutase, producing MTLFGTAGIRGPVADVVTPELALAVGRAAGLDGETFVVGRDGRETGPALAAAMEAGLESSGATVARVGQLPTPALAFASQGRRGVMITASHNPPADNGIKMFADGVEYDRDAETRLENRVEGETPAVPWDEWGDGHREAVLDQYQAAVVEYARDLGSRTADPLAGRRIAVDCGTGMASLATPQVLERLGADVVALNANVDGHFPARESKPTPETLTDLVAFLEDGDFDLGIAHDGDADRIVIATPDGEIVHEDTVLAMLAGHYTRESDAGDPVVVTTPNASARIDEQVEAAGGRVERVRLGALHEGIAREREAGDGETSVVFAAEPWKHIHTAFGGWIDGVVSAAVISRLVADHDGLDALRSPITERPYRKVSVDCPDDAKAGAMERLATTLPETFPEGDVGTDYGVRIDRPDGSWVLVRPSGTEPYVRVYAESEDVDSLVETAVDTVEAAVADVQ
- a CDS encoding recombinase RecA, encoding MYDVSDTLPVAELRPGTNVLVTGPAMSGKYDLLCGLLADGRRAGDAALVVTTQNDAGTVRGQIGMADADTPPLGIVDCVSKERGVEPAEHDLNRFVSSPGEFTGIGMSSSRLLEDFARQDQQTRVALDSVSQLLMYADVKTVFRFLHILTGRISAAGAIGFATLDANAHDEQTVNTVRQLFDGMVETRTGAEGRELRIVGFGSEPTEWTGF
- a CDS encoding DUF5793 family protein, whose product is MRRDYFTLQVGNVDWVEDDDGTPEKPTVTIEFEGPVSTLQERLTGTDGEPLDAEETDVAFRLQTALDEDGQARGVVSVTNRVTGDFILELNEDADDVLRFIKAARRYGESAETEGEYTVNVSLEGESFVTYDKSTFLVYNEDGGLLRSQSLIPSGVEL